A section of the Zygosaccharomyces rouxii strain CBS732 chromosome B complete sequence genome encodes:
- the USO1 gene encoding Uso1p (similar to uniprot|P25386 Saccharomyces cerevisiae YDL058W USO1 involved intracellular protein transport coiled-coil protein necessary for protein transport from ER to Golgi Integrin analogue gene), which produces MELIQGFIQPPKVQSVEETIPTLCDRVENATLINDRRSAVLGLKAFAREYRESVVASGLKPLINTLKRDYVDENSVKAILETLLILFIRGDGDDDLTRNWISQQSRLQNGKYPSPLVMKQEKQQADQFSLWIADAITQSDELVHLLIELLDTANFYIRLYTIQLLEAVVAARPTRSRNAIISLPTGVSTLVTLLGDIHEPIRDEAILLLMAVVNESSHVQVLVAFENIFERLFSIIQEEGGLRGSIVVNDCLSLIHNILKYNTSNQTLFLETGNLPRLAQVLNEPLQGEEFFWNEQRVVNINTALDILSLTVDPTSSTTPSNQTLLLESNVLMIVLRLAFHYNIPKDVRPVALLSASDMIKGNELVQSEFGKIDVPFFDPSLPSTKPTDHLVSIVAVLLNWTFYTNSVHLFSLRVAAVELLKSYLYENKEIRLEFLRQQIEDYGSKEATALKSNLFEAILDYDLELKLNPYKLFFATDFFMYLFESDDADSDELREMTRKVTTGGGFDEEEKLGSIQTISELAITSLTSEDIRIPISYITFLIFWLYGDQNAVNDFLTNRSTIQSLLSFSYQVEGDDITVKCLVTMLLGVSYEFSSKHSPFPRKPYFEYITKTLGKDNYSSRISQFKRDSTFSGAPKEISLTPEFDETGLPQVYFSPYFVTFFNENYYRIKTALLHSCEEEPYTKISYETFEELQGQCHELKEGIKKLESDSNTSLLDLEKKLHSLNEEHEKLNKEHEVLQKDHSEASEQLSKIRQECKELRDTLQAVTNERDNLSSENTKKQKALETANQTNTSSGEKVKTLENKLKGVTADKNKAEEGINKMTRELMSLTRSKGELESKIKDLQKKTDKLTNEFGKKEKVFEGILEKRDQNLEALQVNIKKAEERIASLNSEKNALIKESGEWKSKFQSHDNLISKMTEKLKSFSESYKELQNERDSLSRSLHEASSNSSNELTALKNELATLSAEKVKLNSEKQELLEQVSSLNSSYESLSKRHQDETSDLNVEVEKLKETVSHLKVQVDELKTSRDQITENANNLQEQCKIFEGQIENQEAEKKEAEKRYMELKQNFQVSTTDLEKLAKEKQELNDAKGSNEKELNKLKKDLEGKEQKLKSITERAQELEKTLDEQRNSNADSERKLKENIKALEHQKKEAISNSKELENELDQLKNKHKSLDEQNTKSVEELKTRVLEVEKERDEKHNNVQKIENKLQEESKSLESLQKSQESNKSKLKVLQDKLDSLLQEKNDLVSEKNNLKENFAKVKEDFEESQRKIHGLKESEKKKNHELHELQKKFKGELDVKQKQIADLERSREEVDKNLKNLQVDVKNVSEENKKVIEKLEKEKEALSLELNKLRKSSKENLDDRDKKIKDLEGKETKLSSELNQLTNKFKEDSKKNQENIQHLEEEKKIITDQRAELQKNSKMDLEKKEKKIRDLENSVKRISSELSKLQKSSQNDKEEVESVKKDLQEKVQAFEKERKLLNEGSDAVTKQYSERITVLEDKVHQTELEVQRKNKELESAKSAADEASGELRNQLEEKVVEVSSLKSTIGEQEKAIKKLESDLTDSRESGNKKIEDLNGELEALKKALSDKQAEIEANKSDLNKRAGERKELEDTIATLQKKVENSSKALQQLENSTDSSKKNQENLIKEKDTNIEKLEVAAKDLRKKDEDKSKQLAALESEKSSMKENLEKNVKEKDESIAQFKSQVADMESLKKELDENTNKLERMKFEEKSRIEKLTEITEEKKKIQKELEKRSEDAQNSRTELEQKTDELKRYEAEKKLTIGKLEKLLSEKERIIAKFEAEIADLSKSNKDLKTELEQHSKKLSNSSSIEEKNQELKSELKTLKKDSDALKADLEEVRGSINKHEEARRLSMEGKHSLESELEQAYKRLQSSNTLIEEKQKEFEEKEKRMKKESEQLKSELDKLRLEASEPKKENGKETNNTNEGSSEIDDLMLLVSDLDEKNAKYRAKLKELGVELSSDDDEDEDEENDDDGDGEEK; this is translated from the coding sequence ATGGAGCTCATTCAAGGTTTTATACAACCTCCTAAGGTCCAATCCGTTGAGGAGACAATTCCTACGTTGTGTGACAGGGTAGAGAATGCCACACTGATTAATGACAGGAGATCAGCAGTCTTGGGACTAAAGGCCTTTGCTCGAGAATACAGGGAATCTGTAGTTGCATCAGGATTAAAACCTCTGATCAATACGTTAAAACGCGATTATGTGGACGAAAATTCTGTTAAGGCAATTTTAGAGACTCTTCTGATCCTTTTCATCAGGGGAGATGgagatgatgatttgacAAGAAACTGGATCTCTCAACAATCACGTCTACAAAATGGTAAATATCCTTCACCACTTGTCATGAAGCAAGAGAAGCAGCAGGCTGATCAATTCTCTCTTTGGATTGCAGATGCCATCACACAATCTGATGAATTGGTACATTTATTGATAGAATTATTAGACACTGCGAATTTCTACATTAGATTGTATACAATCCAACTACTGGAAGCTGTCGTTGCTGCTAGGCCTACAAGATCTCGTAATGCTATTATATCGCTGCCTACTGGTGTTTCTACCTTGGTTACATTGCTGGGCGATATCCATGAACCCATCAGAGACGAAGCCATCTTATTATTAATGGCAGTTGTCAATGAATCCTCGCATGTACAAGTTTTGGttgcatttgaaaatatttttgaaagacTGTTCTCTATTATACAAGAAGAGGGTGGATTAAGAGGTTCCATTGTAGTAAACGATTGTTTATCATTAATTCACAACATTTTAAAGTACAATACTTCAAACCAAACCCTTTTTTTGGAGACTGGTAATTTACCTAGGCTCGCACAAGTTCTCAATGAACCGCTTCAAGGTGAGGAATTCTTTTGGAATGAGCAAAGAGTGGTCAATATCAATACTGCATTAGATATACTTAGCCTTACTGTGGACCCTACCAGTAGTACAACCCCGAGCAATCAGACACTTTTGTTGGAATCAAATGTCTTAATGATTGTTCTTCGTTTAGCATTCCATTATAACATTCCAAAAGATGTTAGACCGGTGGCCTTACTGTCTGCATCTGATATGATTAAGGGTAACGAACTAGTACAGAGCGAATTCGGGAAGATAGATGTGCCTTTCTTCGACCCATCATTGCCCTCCACTAAACCTACCGATCATTTGGTATCAATTGTGGCGGTTCTGCTTAATTGGACTTTTTATACAAATTCGGTCCATCTTTTCTCGTTAAGAGTTGCCGCCGTTGAGCTTTTGAAGTCGTACTTGTATGAGAACAAAGAAATTCGATTGGAATTCTTAAGACAGCAAATTGAGGATTATGGTAGTAAAGAAGCAACTGCTTTGAAGAGTAACCTTTTCGAAGCCATCTTGGATTACGATTTGGAGCTCAAACTAAATCCATACAAATTGTTTTTTGCAACAGATTTCTTCATGTATCTGTTCGAGTCAGACGATGCAGACTCTGATGAACTCAGAGAGATGACTCGTAAGGTTACCACTGGTGGTGGTTTTgacgaagaggaaaaattgggttCCATCCAAACAATAAGTGAATTGGCTATTACGTCGCTGACATCTGAAGATATCAGAATACCGATTTCCTATATTACTTTCCTAATCTTTTGGCTCTACGGTGATCAAAATGCTGTAAATGACTTTCTAACTAATCGCAGCACGATACAGTCCCttttatccttttcttACCAAGTTGAAGGAGATGATATCACAGTAAAGTGTCTTGTCACTATGCTTCTTGGTGTCTCTTACGAATTTTCGTCAAAGCATTCACCTTTCCCCAGGAAGCCGTACTTTGAATATATCACAAAGACTTTAGGTAAGGATAACTATTCCTCGAGAATTAGTCAGTTTAAGAGGGATTCAACCTTTTCGGGAGCTCCAAAGGAGATCAGTCTAACTcctgaatttgatgaaaccGGTCTTCCTCAGGTTTATTTCAGTCCTTATTTTGTGACGTTCTTCAATGAGAACTACTACCGCATTAAGACAGCATTGCTGCATAGCTGTGAAGAGGAACCATATACCAAAATATCATATGAgacatttgaagaattacaaggCCAATGCcatgaattgaaagaggggataaaaaaattggaatctGATAGTAACACTTCTTTATTAGATCTTGAGAAGAAGTTGCATTCTTTGAATGAAGAACATGAAAAACTCAACAAAGAACATGAAGTATTGCAAAAGGATCATTCTGAAGCAAGTGAACAACTCTCAAAAATTAGACAAGAATGTAAGGAGCTCAGGGATACCTTGCAAGCGGTAACTAATGAAAGGGATAATCTGTCATCTGAGAATACCAAGAAACAGAAGGCTTTAGAAACTGCTAATCAAACGAATACGAGTAGTGGAGAAAAGGTGAAAACTCTTGAAAATAAGCTCAAAGGTGTTACTGCCGACAAAAATAAGGCAGAGGAAGGTATTAATAAAATGACCAGGGAATTAATGTCCTTGACGCGATCCAAGGGAGAACTAGAGTCAAAGATAAAGGACTTGCAGAAGAAAACTGATAAGTTGACCAATGAATTTGGtaagaaagagaaagtgTTCGAGGGgatcttggaaaaaagaGATCAAAACTTAGAGGCTTTGCAGGTAAACATTAAGAAAGCTGAAGAAAGGATAGCTTCGCTAAATTCagaaaaaaatgcattaaTCAAGGAATCAGGAGAATGGAAGTCAAAGTTCCAGAGTCATGACAATTTGATATCAAAGATGACtgagaaattaaaatctttttcagAGAGTTACAAAGAACTTCAAAACGAGCGTGACTCCTTATCAAGGTCTTTGCATGAAGCAAGCTCTAACTCTTCTAATGAGTTGACAGCTCTTAAAAATGAGTTGGCGACATTGTCAGCTGAAAAAGTCAAGTTGAATTCCGAAAAGCAGGAACTTCTTGAACaagtttcttctttgaaCAGTTCTTATGAATCTTTGTCTAAAAGACATCAAGACGAAACCTCGGATCTCAATGTTGAAGtcgaaaaattgaaagagaCTGTTAGTCACTTGAAAGTCCAAGTGGACGAATTGAAAACGAGTCGAGATCAGATCACCGAAAATGCTAACAATCTGCAGGAGCAATGTAAGATCTTCGAGGGGCAAATTGAAAATCAAGAGgcagaaaagaaagaggCAGAAAAGCGTTATATGGAATTGAaacaaaattttcaagTCTCTACTACAGACCTTGAAAAGCTGGCTAAGGAGAAGCAGGAGCTGAATGATGCAAAAGGCTCaaatgaaaaggaactaAATAAGCTCAAGAAGGACCTGGAGGGCAAGGAGCAAAAGCTTAAATCGATAACGGAACGTGCTCAAGAGTTAGAAAAAACGCTAGATGAACAGCGGAACTCCAATGCTGATTCTGAGCGTAAACTCAAGGAGAATATAAAGGCTTTAGAACACCAAAAAAAGGAAGCCATCTCGAATAGTAAGGAATTGGAGAATGAATTGGACCAACTAAAGAACAAGCACAAATCTCTAGACGAACAAAATACGAAGTCGGTAGAAGAACTAAAGACAAGAGTTCTCGAGGTTGAAAAGGAACGTGATGAAAAGCACAATAATGTGCAGAAAATCGAGAATAAACTGCAAGAGGAATCTAAATCTCTCGAAAGTCTTCAAAAATCCCAAGAGAGCAATAAAAGTAAGCTCAAAGTGTTACAAGATAAACTTGACTCTCTTTTGCAGGAGAAGAATGATCTAGTTTctgaaaagaacaatttaAAGGAAAACTTTGCTAAGgtgaaagaagattttgagGAAAGTCAAAGGAAAATTCATGGCTTAAAGGAAtctgagaagaagaaaaaccaTGAACTACATGAACTgcaaaaaaaattcaaaggtGAATTAGATGTCAAACAAAAGCAGATTGCTGACCTTGAGAGGTCCCGGGAAGAAGTGGataagaatttgaaaaatcttcaGGTGGATGTTAAGAATGTTTCCGAAGAGAACAAGAAAGTGATTGAGAAATTGgagaaggagaaagaagCTCTGTCTCTGGAGTTAAATAAATTACGAAAGAGCTCTAAAGAGAATTTAGATGATagagataaaaaaattaaagacTTAGAAGGTAAGGAAACGAAATTATCTTCGGAGCTTAATCAATTGACCaacaaattcaaagaagattcaaagaaaaatcagGAAAATATTCAGCATTTGGAAgaggagaagaaaataatTACTGACCAAAGAGCAGAGCTGCagaagaattcgaagatggatcttgaaaaaaaggaaaagaagataagagatttggaaaactcAGTAAAGAGAATATCTTCtgaactttcaaaattgcagaagagttctcaaaatgataaagaagaGGTAGAAAGTGTGAAGAAAGATCTACAAGAAAAGGTTCAAGCATTCGAAAAGGAGAGAAAGCTACTCAATGAAGGCTCAGATGCTGTAACGAAACAATACTCAGAAAGAATTACAGTATTGGAGGACAAGGTACATCAAACAGAGCTAGAagttcaaagaaagaataaaGAGTTGGAAAGTGCTAAGTCAGCCGCCGATGAAGCAAGTGGAGAGTTAAGAAATCAATTAGAGGAAAAGGTTGTCGAGGtatcatctttgaaatctaCCATCGgtgaacaagaaaaggCAATTAAGAAACTGGAATCAGACCTGACAGATTCTAGGGAATCTGGGAATAAAAAGATCGAGGATTTGAATGGAGAACTAGAAGCACTCAAAAAGGCTTTATCTGATAAACAAGCTGAGATCGAAGCAAATAAGAGTGACTTAAACAAAAGAGCtggagaaagaaaagagctAGAAGATACCATTGCTACCTTGCAGAAGAAGGTTGAAAATTCATCGAAGGCTCTGCAGCAGTTGGAAAATAGTACCGATTCTTCTAAAAAAAATCAGGAGAATTTgattaaagaaaaggatACGAATATTGAAAAGCTTGAAGTAGCCGCTAAAGACTTGAGGAAGAAAGATGAGGACAAATCGAAGCAACTGGCGGCCCTTGAATCAGAAAAAAGTTCAATGAAAGAGAATCTCGAGAAAAACGTCAAAGAAAAGGATGAAAGTATTGCTCAGTTCAAGTCTCAAGTTGCGGATATGGAAAGCTTAAAGAAGGAACTTGATGAAAATACAAACAAGCTCGAAAGAATGAAATTTGAGGAAAAATCTcggattgaaaaattaacTGAAATaactgaagaaaagaagaaaattcagaAAGAACTGGAAAAAAGATCGGAAGATGCTCAAAATTCTCGAACAGAGCTAGAACAGAAAactgatgaattgaagaGGTACGAAGCTGAGAAGAAACTAACAATTGggaaattggaaaaactTTTGAGCGAAAAAGAGCGAATTATAGCCAAATTTGAAGCAGAAATAGCTGACCTTTCGAAATCAAATAAAGATCTTAAAACGGAACTTGAGCAGCAttctaaaaaattgagCAATAGCTCCTCaattgaagagaaaaaccaggaattgaaatctgaattgaaaactttgaagaaagattcAGATGCTCTCAAAGCGGATCTGGAAGAGGTAAGAGGTTCAATTAATAAACACGAAGAAGCTAGACGTTTGAGCATGGAAGGAAAGCATTCTTTGGAATCTGAGCTGGAACAAGCATATAAGCGTTTGCAATCTTCGAATACCTtaatagaagaaaagcAAAAGGAATTCgaagaaaaggagaaaCGCATGAAGAAAGAGTCCgaacaattgaaatctGAGTTGGATAAACTGAGACTTGAAGCTTCAGAGCcgaaaaaagaaaatggaaaGGAAACGAATAATACAAATGAAGGTAGTTCcgaaattgatgatttaaTGCTTTTGGTTTCGGATTTGGATGAGAAAAACGCCAAGTACAGAGCTAAGTTAAAAGAATTAGGAGTCGAATTAAGCtccgatgatgatgaggatgaggatgaagaaaatgatgatgatggtgacGGTGAGGAAAAGTGA
- the RAD59 gene encoding Rad59p (similar to uniprot|Q12223 Saccharomyces cerevisiae YDL059C RAD59 Protein involved in the repair of double-strand breaks in DNA during vegetative growth via recombination and single-strand annealing anneals complementary single-stranded DNA homologous to Rad52p), whose protein sequence is MRNNVNYDDTTYLVGPGLDLNDLKLEEDWNGRPASRWSVHKIGQLQAKIDKYSYRIYHNKRFGKRSLSSLIPGHILRQYTNETFGYDGWKMDLQILEVREDMKTGNPVKYTVFSEAQVRITLKDGTNTDAVGIGCCTMPSKGNCYGKSKKEAVNDAFKKAILSFEQLILTHEARVESGYYVDGLYSLRVKRENL, encoded by the coding sequence ATGAGGAATAACGTTAACTATGACGATACCACATATCTGGTAGGCCCGGGACTCGATTTAAATGATTTGAAGCTGGAGGAAGATTGGAATGGCAGACCAGCTAGTCGGTGGTCAGTACATAAGATTGGACAGTTGCAGGCAAAAATAGACAAGTATTCGTACAGAATTTATCACAATAAGCGATTTGGGAAACGAAGCCTATCGAGTTTAATACCTGGACATATTCTTAGACAATATACTAATGAAACTTTTGGTTATGATGGTTGGAAGATGGATTTACAAATCTTAGAAGTTCGTGAGGATATGAAAACTGGCAATCCTGTTAAATATACTGTTTTTTCTGAAGCTCAAGTTAGAATTACTTTAAAAGATGGGACGAATACAGATGCTGTCGGTATTGGATGTTGTACAATGCCTTCAAAAGGCAACTGTTACGGTAAATCGAAGAAAGAAGCAGTTAATGATGCTTTTAAAAAGGCTATTTTGAGTTTTGAGCAGTTGATTCTGACGCACGAAGCCAGAGTCGAAAGCGGTTATTATGTAGATGGATTGTATTCTTTAAGAGTCAAACGGGAAAACTTATAG